One Roseomonas sp. OT10 DNA window includes the following coding sequences:
- a CDS encoding flagellar basal body-associated FliL family protein has protein sequence MAKTEQPKAAEGAAEGKPGGRKKLLLVALPVLLLAAGGGAWFMGLVPGLGAHAKTESAGEGGHGDGHGGGGAAPRAAAAPVFFDMPEVMTNLNAPGRRAAFIRLRSKLELSKPEDVAAVQQAMPRLLDLFQTYLREVRPEELRGSIGTHRLREELIARASLAAHPARVNDVLFTEMLVQ, from the coding sequence ATGGCAAAGACGGAACAGCCCAAGGCCGCGGAGGGCGCGGCGGAGGGCAAGCCCGGCGGCAGGAAGAAGCTGCTGCTGGTCGCCCTGCCGGTGCTGCTGCTGGCGGCCGGGGGCGGCGCCTGGTTCATGGGGCTGGTCCCCGGACTCGGGGCGCATGCGAAGACGGAGTCGGCCGGGGAAGGCGGGCATGGCGACGGCCATGGCGGCGGGGGCGCGGCGCCGCGTGCGGCGGCGGCGCCCGTCTTCTTCGACATGCCGGAGGTGATGACCAACCTCAACGCGCCGGGCCGGCGCGCCGCCTTCATCCGCCTGCGCTCCAAGCTGGAGCTGTCGAAGCCCGAGGACGTGGCGGCGGTGCAGCAGGCCATGCCGCGCCTGCTGGACCTGTTCCAGACCTACCTGCGGGAGGTCCGGCCGGAGGAGCTGCGCGGCAGCATCGGCACGCACCGGCTGCGGGAGGAGCTGATCGCCCGCGCCAGCCTGGCCGCGCACCCCGCGCGGGTGAACGACGTGCTGTTCACGGAGATGCTGGTGCAATGA
- the flgF gene encoding flagellar basal-body rod protein FlgF, which produces MDNPGYVALSRLVAQARATAVTAHNMANADTPGFRAARPLFAEHLDRQARVSQPPSGRNVAFAWDRATWREDSPGPVQTTGNPLDLAITGDGFFVVETPRGERYTRAGRFSLGPDGSIVDAEGNALLNPGGQPLRVGAGDTRLTVSGTGVLSSENGEIGRIRVVRFADPQKLTAEGDRVLASSEAPEEMERPAIVQGAVEGSNVRPILEMTRMTNELREFQFVAQFAEREGERLQSAVERILRRR; this is translated from the coding sequence ATGGACAACCCCGGCTACGTCGCCCTCTCCCGGCTGGTGGCGCAGGCGCGCGCCACGGCGGTGACGGCGCACAACATGGCCAATGCGGACACGCCGGGCTTCCGCGCCGCCCGCCCGCTCTTCGCCGAGCACCTGGACCGGCAGGCCAGGGTGTCGCAGCCGCCCTCGGGCCGCAACGTCGCCTTCGCCTGGGACCGCGCGACCTGGCGCGAGGACTCGCCCGGCCCGGTGCAGACCACCGGAAACCCGCTCGACCTCGCCATCACCGGCGACGGCTTCTTCGTGGTCGAGACGCCGCGCGGCGAGCGCTACACCCGCGCCGGGCGCTTCTCCCTCGGCCCCGACGGCAGCATCGTGGACGCGGAGGGCAACGCGCTGCTCAACCCCGGCGGCCAGCCGCTGCGGGTGGGCGCGGGCGACACGCGCCTGACCGTCTCCGGCACGGGCGTGCTGTCGAGCGAGAACGGCGAGATCGGCCGCATCCGCGTGGTGCGCTTCGCCGACCCGCAGAAGCTGACCGCCGAGGGCGACCGCGTCCTCGCCAGCAGCGAGGCGCCGGAGGAGATGGAGCGGCCGGCCATCGTGCAGGGCGCGGTGGAGGGCAGCAACGTCCGCCCCATCCTGGAGATGACGCGCATGACCAACGAGCTGCGCGAGTTCCAGTTCGTCGCCCAGTTCGCCGAGCGCGAGGGCGAGCGCCTGCAATCCGCCGTCGAGCGCATCCTGCGCCGCCGCTGA
- the flgG gene encoding flagellar basal-body rod protein FlgG, with amino-acid sequence MRSLWTAGTGMMAQQTNVEVISNNIANMSTTGYKRRRAEFQDLIYQNMRRVGSQSSDTGTTLPSGAQVGLGVRTAAIYRIHEQGNLNQTENKFDLAIRGNGFFQVQLPSGEVAYTRDGTFGLSAEGMLVTAEGFPVAPGITIPANATDVTINANGEVLAKVAGQEQPQNVGQIQLALFANEAGLEATGDNMLLATPSSGAAQQAAPGQPGFGNVMQGFVETSNVNVVQEITNLITAQRAYEMNSKVITTSDEMLSTLTRLK; translated from the coding sequence ATGCGCTCGCTGTGGACGGCCGGCACGGGCATGATGGCCCAGCAGACCAATGTCGAGGTCATCTCCAACAACATCGCGAACATGAGCACGACGGGCTACAAGCGCCGCCGCGCCGAGTTCCAGGACCTGATCTACCAGAACATGCGCCGCGTCGGCTCGCAGAGCTCCGACACGGGCACGACGCTGCCCTCCGGCGCGCAGGTCGGCCTCGGCGTGCGCACGGCGGCGATCTACCGCATCCACGAGCAGGGCAACCTGAACCAGACGGAGAACAAGTTCGACCTCGCCATCCGGGGCAACGGCTTCTTCCAAGTGCAGCTCCCTTCCGGCGAGGTGGCCTATACCCGCGACGGCACCTTCGGCCTCTCCGCCGAGGGCATGCTGGTCACGGCGGAAGGCTTCCCGGTCGCGCCGGGCATCACCATCCCGGCCAATGCGACGGACGTGACGATCAACGCCAATGGCGAGGTGCTGGCCAAGGTCGCGGGCCAGGAGCAGCCGCAGAATGTCGGCCAGATCCAGCTCGCCCTCTTCGCCAACGAGGCGGGGCTGGAGGCGACGGGCGACAACATGCTGCTCGCGACCCCCTCCTCCGGCGCGGCGCAGCAGGCGGCCCCCGGGCAGCCCGGCTTCGGCAACGTGATGCAGGGCTTCGTGGAGACCTCCAACGTCAACGTGGTGCAGGAGATCACCAACCTCATCACCGCGCAGCGCGCCTATGAGATGAACTCCAAGGTCATCACCACCAGCGACGAGATGCTCTCGACGCTGACACGGCTGAAGTGA
- the flgA gene encoding flagellar basal body P-ring formation chaperone FlgA has translation MIRLLALLALLLPAAARAQPGTDLASLRPQVVVEEETIRLGDLFDEAGPAAARGVGPAPAPGRRLLIETPQLLAIARAHGIAWRPLSANERVVVERPGRALTREEWHEPLRDALLALGMDPQAELELPGFSPPMVPPAGVPQVSVEQPSLGGNRFGATLVVLADGMPVLRMRVSGRASATVAVALATRRMAIGEVVRPGDVRVQRLRAERVRPGLAGDPSQVVGQQLRRPLGEGLPFALNDLGTPAVVERNSTVTMLMEAGGLALTAQGRALDSAPRGGVVNVMNLSSRQVVEAQAIGPGRVRVGPSPR, from the coding sequence ATGATCCGCCTGCTCGCCCTGCTCGCCCTGCTGCTGCCCGCCGCGGCCCGGGCGCAGCCCGGGACGGACCTCGCCAGCCTGCGCCCGCAGGTGGTGGTGGAGGAGGAGACGATCCGCCTCGGCGACCTGTTCGACGAGGCCGGCCCCGCCGCCGCGCGCGGGGTCGGCCCCGCCCCCGCCCCCGGCCGCCGCCTGCTGATCGAGACGCCGCAGCTCCTCGCCATCGCCCGCGCGCACGGCATCGCCTGGCGGCCGCTCTCCGCCAACGAGCGCGTGGTGGTGGAGCGCCCGGGCCGGGCGCTGACGCGGGAGGAGTGGCACGAGCCGCTGCGCGACGCGTTGCTCGCCCTAGGCATGGACCCGCAGGCGGAGCTGGAGCTGCCGGGCTTCTCACCGCCCATGGTCCCGCCCGCCGGCGTGCCGCAGGTGAGCGTCGAGCAGCCCAGCCTCGGCGGCAACCGCTTCGGCGCCACGCTGGTGGTGTTGGCGGACGGCATGCCGGTGCTGCGGATGCGCGTCTCCGGCCGCGCCTCGGCCACCGTGGCGGTGGCGCTCGCGACGCGCCGGATGGCGATCGGGGAGGTGGTGCGGCCCGGCGACGTGCGGGTGCAGCGGCTGCGCGCCGAGCGGGTGCGCCCCGGCTTGGCGGGCGATCCGTCGCAGGTGGTGGGGCAGCAGTTGCGCCGGCCGCTGGGCGAGGGGCTGCCCTTCGCGCTGAACGACCTCGGCACGCCCGCGGTGGTGGAGCGCAACAGCACCGTCACCATGCTGATGGAGGCGGGCGGGCTGGCGCTGACCGCCCAGGGGCGCGCGCTGGACTCCGCGCCGCGCGGCGGGGTGGTGAACGTGATGAACCTGTCCTCCCGCCAGGTCGTGGAGGCGCAGGCGATCGGCCCGGGCCGGGTCCGCGTTGGCCCCTCTCCCCGCTGA
- the flgH gene encoding flagellar basal body L-ring protein FlgH, translating into MRRALLLLPLAALLSGCGSAERLTRVGRAPEMAAVADPTRDPDWRPVTMPTPAPHDASTLSANSLWRPGSRTFLRDSRAASVGDLVTVLVSIQDQAQLQNETERSRDNSENLGIPRLLGLDASYARFFPNGVDPSSLVSASSRNSSTGAGTVKRNETVTLRVAATVTQQLPNGNLVITGRQQVRVNHEMRDLAIGGVIRPQDIASDNTIRHDRLAEARIAYGGRGTLSDVQQPRYGQQILDAILPF; encoded by the coding sequence ATGCGACGCGCCCTGCTGCTCCTGCCCCTCGCCGCGCTGCTGTCCGGCTGCGGTTCCGCCGAGCGCCTGACCCGGGTCGGCCGCGCGCCGGAGATGGCGGCGGTGGCGGATCCGACCCGCGACCCGGACTGGCGGCCGGTGACCATGCCCACCCCCGCCCCGCACGATGCCAGCACCCTGTCCGCCAACAGCCTGTGGCGGCCGGGCAGCCGCACCTTCCTGCGCGACAGCCGCGCGGCCTCCGTGGGCGACCTGGTGACGGTGCTGGTCTCCATCCAGGACCAGGCGCAGCTGCAGAACGAGACGGAGCGTTCCCGCGACAACAGCGAGAACCTGGGCATCCCGCGGCTGCTCGGACTCGACGCCTCCTACGCCCGGTTCTTCCCGAACGGGGTCGATCCCAGCTCCCTGGTCTCGGCCAGCTCCCGCAACAGCAGCACGGGTGCCGGCACGGTGAAGCGGAACGAGACGGTGACGCTGCGCGTGGCCGCCACGGTGACGCAGCAGCTGCCGAACGGGAACCTCGTCATCACCGGCCGGCAGCAGGTGCGCGTGAACCACGAGATGCGGGATCTGGCGATCGGCGGCGTGATCCGGCCGCAGGACATCGCCTCGGACAACACCATCAGGCACGACCGGCTGGCGGAGGCACGGATCGCCTATGGCGGCCGCGGGACGCTCAGCGACGTGCAGCAGCCGCGCTACGGGCAGCAGATCCTGGACGCGATCCTGCCCTTCTGA
- a CDS encoding CsbD family protein, with the protein MVDSDRVEGAWKQTKGAVKEAAGKVTGDAKLEAEGKADKVEGKVQNAVGSAKDSARDAMNKP; encoded by the coding sequence ATGGTGGACAGCGATCGCGTCGAAGGCGCCTGGAAGCAGACCAAGGGCGCCGTGAAGGAAGCGGCCGGCAAGGTGACCGGCGATGCCAAGCTCGAGGCGGAGGGCAAGGCCGACAAGGTCGAGGGCAAGGTCCAGAACGCCGTCGGCAGCGCCAAGGACTCCGCGCGAGATGCGATGAACAAGCCCTGA
- a CDS encoding SOS response-associated peptidase has translation MCGRYFLVDDPAGLRTFYGCDHDTPNHPASWNVAPTQDSLVVRRHPETGARHLGLLRWGLVPRWAKDDSGGARLMNARADGVADKPSFRDAFARRRCLVPASGFYEWRQEGAGPKQPYAIALRSGEPMTLAGLWEGWKRPDGTWLRTYTIVTTDANALMQPLHHRMPVILPRDAWAAWLGEEEAGRDALLDLLRPFPQEALRIWPVDKRVNRFSENDAELLRRAEAADPPAGLDDPPEACRRPG, from the coding sequence ATGTGCGGGCGATACTTCCTTGTCGACGATCCGGCCGGGCTCCGGACCTTCTACGGCTGCGACCACGATACGCCGAACCACCCCGCCAGTTGGAACGTCGCGCCCACCCAGGACAGCCTCGTGGTGCGCCGCCATCCGGAAACCGGGGCGCGCCATCTCGGCCTCCTCCGCTGGGGGCTGGTGCCACGCTGGGCGAAGGACGACAGCGGCGGCGCGAGGCTGATGAACGCCCGCGCCGACGGGGTGGCGGACAAGCCCTCCTTCCGCGACGCCTTCGCCCGCCGCCGCTGCCTCGTCCCGGCCAGCGGCTTCTACGAATGGCGGCAGGAGGGCGCCGGGCCGAAGCAGCCCTACGCCATCGCGCTGCGGTCCGGCGAGCCGATGACGCTGGCCGGGCTGTGGGAGGGCTGGAAGCGCCCGGACGGGACGTGGCTGCGCACCTATACCATTGTCACCACCGACGCGAACGCGCTGATGCAGCCGCTGCACCACCGCATGCCGGTGATCCTGCCGCGCGATGCCTGGGCCGCCTGGCTCGGCGAGGAGGAGGCCGGGCGTGACGCGCTGCTCGATCTGCTGCGCCCCTTCCCGCAGGAGGCGCTGCGTATCTGGCCGGTGGACAAGCGCGTGAACCGGTTCAGCGAGAACGACGCCGAACTGCTGCGTCGCGCCGAGGCCGCCGACCCGCCGGCAGGGCTGGACGACCCGCCCGAGGCCTGCCGCCGCCCGGGGTGA
- a CDS encoding NfeD family protein: protein MIWILAGLLLLVSELLLPGAYLLWIGLAAAGTGLVVLGLDPSFGVTVTIFLLLLAASIAVAVRRHRRRPASTLNTPASGLAGRSGILLPPDAGRPRVRVGDSDWPARLSGHGPMPPPGTPVRVQAVDGLVLVVRPEEAG from the coding sequence GTGATCTGGATCCTGGCCGGGCTGCTGCTCCTGGTCAGCGAGCTGCTGCTGCCCGGGGCCTACCTGCTCTGGATCGGGCTGGCCGCGGCCGGAACGGGGCTGGTGGTGCTCGGCCTCGACCCGTCCTTCGGCGTGACGGTGACGATCTTCCTGCTGCTGCTGGCGGCCAGCATCGCCGTGGCGGTCCGCCGGCACCGCCGGCGCCCCGCCTCCACGCTCAACACCCCGGCCTCCGGCCTGGCCGGGCGCAGCGGCATCCTGCTGCCGCCCGATGCCGGCAGGCCAAGGGTGCGCGTGGGCGATTCGGACTGGCCGGCGCGGCTCTCCGGCCATGGCCCGATGCCGCCACCCGGGACGCCCGTGCGGGTGCAGGCCGTGGACGGGCTGGTGCTGGTGGTCCGCCCGGAGGAGGCGGGCTGA
- a CDS encoding SPFH domain-containing protein codes for MDGLTGTTIILVVILLLAVLTAFKGIRTVPQGQVWTVERFGAFTRLLSPGLNFIIPFIDGIGHRLNVQEVVLDIPEQAVITKDNATVTVDGIVYYRVMDPAKAAYQVQNLTMALTALAMTNIRAVIGEMDLDQTLSSRDRINSSLLTILDGATDPWGVKVSRVEIRKIEPPENLIRAMNLQMTAERERRATVARAEGEREAAVKRAEGEKSAQVLEAEGRLEAARRDAEARETLAQAEAAATRMVAEAAAGAGQEALRYFIADKYVAAFRDLAANPASRLVVVPMESAALAGSVTGALELLRGPGGPIGPATPAPPRREPPRGPVPESGAGPWGQA; via the coding sequence ATGGATGGCCTGACCGGCACGACCATCATCCTGGTCGTTATCCTGCTTCTGGCCGTGCTGACGGCCTTCAAGGGCATCCGCACCGTGCCGCAGGGGCAGGTCTGGACGGTGGAGCGCTTCGGGGCCTTCACCCGGCTGCTGTCGCCGGGGCTGAACTTCATCATCCCCTTCATCGACGGCATCGGCCACCGGCTGAACGTGCAGGAGGTGGTGCTGGACATCCCCGAGCAGGCGGTCATCACCAAGGACAACGCGACCGTCACGGTGGACGGCATCGTCTATTACCGGGTCATGGACCCCGCCAAGGCGGCCTATCAGGTGCAGAACCTGACCATGGCGCTGACGGCGCTGGCCATGACCAACATCCGCGCCGTGATCGGCGAGATGGACCTGGACCAGACGCTCTCCTCGCGCGACCGGATCAACTCCTCCCTGCTCACCATCCTGGACGGGGCGACCGATCCCTGGGGGGTGAAGGTCAGCCGCGTCGAGATCCGCAAGATCGAGCCGCCGGAGAACCTGATCCGCGCCATGAACCTGCAGATGACGGCCGAGCGGGAGCGCCGCGCCACCGTCGCCCGCGCCGAGGGCGAGCGGGAGGCGGCGGTGAAGCGCGCCGAGGGCGAGAAGTCGGCCCAGGTTCTGGAGGCGGAGGGCCGGCTGGAGGCCGCCCGGCGCGACGCCGAGGCGCGCGAGACCCTGGCCCAGGCGGAGGCGGCCGCGACCCGGATGGTGGCCGAGGCTGCCGCCGGCGCGGGGCAGGAGGCGCTGCGCTACTTCATCGCCGACAAGTACGTCGCCGCCTTCCGCGACCTGGCGGCCAACCCGGCCTCGCGGCTGGTGGTGGTGCCGATGGAATCCGCCGCCCTGGCCGGCAGCGTCACCGGGGCGCTGGAGCTGCTGCGCGGCCCCGGCGGGCCGATCGGACCGGCCACCCCCGCGCCGCCGCGGCGGGAGCCGCCGCGCGGCCCGGTGCCGGAAAGCGGGGCGGGGCCATGGGGGCAGGCGTGA
- a CDS encoding Tat pathway signal protein, with the protein MPGPAPGTDHHRPPPAAHDLRRTLPLPRLPAPLRATLAGLGLLASVQLAAAQTAAAQTTAAQTTAAQPPTLAAGQIGLELNRLEPQPSLGAGGGCRAWLLLRNPGEEAVDPLRLDLLIFGKDGVIARRLALDVGPLPASKTLARIFDLSALPCDQIGSLLLNDLLACGPAPEGRTACLPRINTSSRVAGVGFDK; encoded by the coding sequence ATGCCGGGCCCGGCTCCCGGCACCGACCACCACCGGCCGCCCCCGGCGGCCCACGATCTGAGGAGGACCCTGCCCCTGCCCCGTCTCCCCGCCCCCCTTCGCGCCACCCTGGCAGGCCTCGGCCTGCTCGCCTCGGTCCAGTTGGCTGCGGCCCAGACGGCGGCGGCCCAGACGACGGCTGCTCAGACGACGGCGGCGCAACCCCCCACCCTCGCCGCCGGCCAGATCGGGCTGGAACTGAACCGGCTGGAACCGCAGCCCAGCCTGGGTGCGGGCGGCGGCTGCCGCGCTTGGCTGCTGCTGCGCAACCCAGGCGAGGAGGCGGTGGATCCGCTGCGCCTCGATCTGCTGATCTTCGGCAAGGACGGGGTGATCGCCCGCCGCCTGGCCCTGGATGTCGGCCCCCTGCCGGCGAGCAAGACCCTGGCCCGGATCTTTGACCTCTCGGCCCTGCCCTGCGACCAGATCGGGTCCCTGCTGCTGAACGACCTGCTGGCCTGCGGCCCCGCGCCGGAGGGCCGCACCGCATGCCTGCCCCGCATCAACACCTCGTCGCGGGTGGCGGGAGTCGGTTTCGATAAGTGA
- a CDS encoding MotA/TolQ/ExbB proton channel family protein, with amino-acid sequence MNPVPAEAVHDLSMLGLFLQADIVVKSVMILLILASVACWAIMVEKVITLGRLRREIRRFAEAVHAGGTTTGPQGEGLAARVLRAGVREWREGRDHSESRGEYRQRIEHAMRAAVGATLRRAEPGLPVLATTGSVSPFVGLFGTVWGIMNSFTGIAQSNDTSLAVVAPGIAEALFATAIGLAAAIPAVLAYNRFTVALSRLRAEGNAAAGELAAALVKRSPVSGAAAPAAE; translated from the coding sequence ATGAACCCGGTGCCTGCTGAAGCCGTTCACGACCTCTCCATGCTCGGCCTGTTCCTGCAGGCCGACATCGTCGTGAAATCGGTGATGATCCTGCTGATCCTGGCCTCCGTCGCCTGCTGGGCCATCATGGTGGAGAAGGTCATCACCCTGGGCCGGCTGCGCCGCGAGATCCGTCGCTTCGCCGAGGCCGTGCATGCCGGCGGCACCACCACCGGCCCGCAGGGCGAGGGGCTCGCCGCCCGGGTCCTGCGCGCCGGGGTGCGCGAATGGCGCGAGGGCCGCGACCATTCCGAGAGCCGCGGCGAGTACCGCCAGCGCATCGAGCATGCGATGCGCGCCGCCGTCGGCGCGACGCTGCGCAGGGCGGAGCCCGGCCTGCCCGTCCTGGCGACGACCGGCTCCGTCTCCCCCTTCGTCGGGCTGTTCGGGACCGTCTGGGGCATCATGAACAGCTTCACCGGCATCGCGCAGAGCAACGACACCTCGCTGGCCGTGGTCGCCCCCGGCATCGCCGAGGCGCTCTTCGCCACGGCCATCGGCCTGGCCGCCGCGATTCCCGCCGTGCTCGCCTACAACCGCTTCACCGTCGCCCTGTCGCGCCTGCGCGCCGAGGGCAACGCCGCCGCCGGCGAGCTCGCCGCGGCGCTGGTCAAGCGCTCGCCCGTCAGCGGCGCGGCCGCCCCGGCGGCGGAGTAG
- the tolR gene encoding protein TolR has protein sequence MAFAGMGGGGSHDDDEYDAPPMAEMNVTPLVDVMLVLLIIFMVAAPMMMVGVPVNLPKTSAPRAAPPRPPLVLSVARDGKVFIAREEIPEAELATRLQAAQGGDPDMPVYVRGDRAAPYGEVLRVMGRVTQAGITKVSLIAEAEPGGPAVQAR, from the coding sequence ATGGCCTTCGCGGGCATGGGCGGCGGCGGCTCGCACGACGACGACGAGTACGACGCGCCCCCGATGGCGGAGATGAACGTCACGCCGCTGGTGGACGTCATGCTGGTGCTGCTGATCATCTTCATGGTCGCGGCGCCCATGATGATGGTCGGCGTGCCCGTGAACCTGCCCAAGACCTCCGCCCCGCGCGCCGCGCCGCCGCGCCCGCCCCTGGTGCTCAGCGTCGCGCGCGACGGCAAGGTCTTCATCGCCCGCGAGGAGATCCCCGAGGCGGAGCTGGCCACGCGCCTGCAGGCGGCCCAGGGCGGCGACCCCGACATGCCCGTCTATGTCCGCGGCGACCGCGCCGCGCCCTATGGCGAGGTGCTGCGGGTGATGGGCCGTGTCACCCAGGCGGGGATCACCAAGGTCTCGCTGATCGCCGAAGCCGAGCCGGGCGGCCCCGCCGTCCAGGCGCGCTGA
- a CDS encoding energy transducer TonB has translation MSGRARAIGWGVSVLLHGAAAGALFLPPPPADPVAEEMPVEIAAAPAAEAATPADAAPVAEEVAAAAAPATTSAAEPPPPVQPAQPPPPVQTAEPPPMQRTEPPPPVQTAEPPPPVQPVEPPPLAPPPPPDTVAAVEPPPPEPTPEPEPEMAEALEPLPPPPPAPPPPPPPPRPAPTPPPRPAPPRPAPPRPAPPVAAAPEAPAASPAPQAPVAAAPAPRRAASGSLASAPPSWTSAIAAALRRAQFYPLSARQRRAEGIAQVTFVMRRDGELVSARLARSSGDEELDSAAVNTVQRASLPGVPAEVDGDPITLTVPIRFSLTQR, from the coding sequence ATGTCCGGCCGCGCCCGCGCCATCGGCTGGGGCGTCTCCGTGCTGCTGCACGGGGCGGCCGCCGGCGCCCTGTTCCTGCCCCCACCTCCGGCCGATCCGGTGGCGGAGGAGATGCCGGTCGAGATCGCCGCCGCACCCGCGGCCGAGGCCGCCACGCCGGCGGATGCGGCCCCGGTGGCGGAGGAGGTGGCCGCCGCCGCGGCGCCGGCGACGACCAGCGCCGCCGAGCCGCCGCCCCCGGTCCAGCCGGCGCAGCCCCCGCCGCCGGTGCAGACGGCGGAGCCGCCCCCCATGCAGCGGACCGAGCCGCCGCCCCCCGTCCAGACGGCGGAGCCCCCGCCCCCGGTGCAGCCGGTCGAACCGCCCCCGCTGGCGCCGCCCCCGCCGCCCGACACGGTTGCCGCGGTCGAGCCGCCGCCGCCGGAGCCCACCCCGGAGCCCGAGCCGGAGATGGCCGAGGCGCTGGAGCCGTTGCCCCCGCCGCCCCCCGCGCCCCCGCCACCCCCGCCGCCGCCGCGCCCGGCCCCCACGCCGCCGCCCCGCCCCGCGCCACCCCGGCCGGCCCCGCCGCGCCCCGCCCCGCCGGTTGCCGCCGCACCAGAGGCGCCCGCCGCCTCGCCGGCACCCCAGGCCCCCGTCGCCGCGGCGCCGGCGCCGCGCCGTGCCGCCTCGGGCAGCCTGGCCTCCGCCCCGCCCAGCTGGACCTCGGCCATCGCGGCCGCCCTGCGGCGGGCCCAGTTCTATCCGCTGAGCGCCCGCCAGCGCCGGGCCGAGGGCATCGCCCAGGTCACCTTCGTGATGCGGCGCGACGGCGAGCTGGTCTCCGCCCGCCTGGCACGCTCCAGCGGCGACGAGGAACTGGACAGCGCCGCGGTCAACACCGTGCAGCGCGCCTCGCTGCCCGGCGTCCCGGCCGAGGTGGATGGCGACCCGATCACCCTGACCGTGCCGATCCGCTTCTCCCTGACCCAGCGCTGA
- a CDS encoding ABC transporter substrate-binding protein, whose product MSSQTEEPARPSIRPDGLTTTRRATLGLLAAGGTLLAAPALVRAEVPGNLVKVGVLSDMSGPFADQAGPGSVVSAKLAADDFAAEAGGLKVEIVSADHQNKPDIGVATARRWVDTEGVGAVVDLANSAVGLGVSDLMREKKRVALASSTATSDLTGRACSPNTVQWVTDTWAQANGVVTGTMRQGGDSWFFLTVDYALGHTLERDAAEAVKRQGGKVMGQVRHPLNTADLSAFLLQAQSSGAKVFALANTGSDVINAIKQAAEFGVLRRGRSLAALFIQLSDIHALGLQAAQGLLLCEAFYWDLDAKTRAWSDRFSAQMGGRRPTMNHAGVYSATLAYLRGVREAKTLDGETVVTAMRAKPIDDPLFGEVTIRQDGRAVHAMHLFRVKKPADSRGAWDYYEKLETIAPDQAFRPLDQGGCPLIRS is encoded by the coding sequence ATGTCCAGCCAGACGGAAGAACCGGCCCGCCCCTCCATCCGGCCGGATGGCCTGACGACGACGCGCCGCGCGACGCTGGGCCTGCTGGCCGCCGGCGGAACCCTGCTGGCCGCGCCCGCCCTGGTCCGCGCCGAGGTGCCGGGCAACCTGGTGAAGGTCGGCGTGCTCTCCGACATGTCCGGTCCCTTCGCCGACCAGGCCGGGCCGGGCTCCGTCGTCTCGGCGAAGCTGGCGGCGGATGACTTCGCCGCCGAGGCGGGGGGGCTGAAGGTCGAGATCGTCTCGGCCGACCACCAGAACAAGCCGGACATCGGCGTCGCCACCGCGCGACGCTGGGTGGACACGGAGGGCGTCGGCGCGGTGGTCGACCTCGCCAACTCCGCCGTGGGGCTCGGCGTCTCCGACCTGATGCGCGAGAAGAAGCGCGTCGCGCTGGCCTCCTCGACCGCCACCTCGGACCTGACCGGCCGCGCCTGCTCGCCCAACACGGTGCAGTGGGTGACGGACACCTGGGCGCAGGCGAACGGCGTCGTCACCGGCACCATGCGCCAGGGCGGCGACAGCTGGTTCTTCCTGACCGTGGACTACGCGCTGGGCCACACGCTGGAGCGCGACGCGGCCGAGGCGGTGAAGCGCCAGGGCGGCAAGGTGATGGGCCAGGTGCGGCACCCGCTGAACACCGCCGACCTCTCCGCCTTCCTGCTCCAGGCGCAGTCCTCCGGCGCCAAGGTCTTCGCCCTGGCCAATACCGGCTCGGACGTCATCAACGCCATCAAGCAGGCGGCGGAGTTCGGCGTGCTGCGCCGCGGCCGCTCGCTGGCGGCACTGTTCATCCAGCTCTCCGACATCCACGCGCTGGGGTTGCAGGCGGCGCAGGGGCTGCTGCTGTGCGAGGCGTTCTACTGGGACCTGGACGCGAAGACCCGTGCCTGGAGCGACCGCTTCTCTGCCCAGATGGGCGGGCGACGCCCCACCATGAACCACGCCGGCGTCTACTCCGCGACCCTGGCCTACCTGCGCGGCGTGCGCGAGGCGAAGACCCTGGACGGCGAGACGGTGGTGACGGCGATGCGCGCCAAGCCGATCGACGATCCGCTGTTCGGTGAGGTCACCATCCGCCAGGACGGCCGCGCGGTGCACGCCATGCACCTGTTCCGGGTGAAGAAGCCCGCCGACAGCCGTGGCGCCTGGGACTACTACGAGAAGCTGGAAACCATCGCCCCCGACCAGGCCTTCCGCCCCCTCGACCAGGGCGGCTGCCCGCTGATCCGGAGCTGA